Part of the Bacillota bacterium genome, TCCTTCCAGCGAACATATTATCAAGTATGCTTACGGCTGGTCACTGGAGAAAGCGATTGACCTATCAATTACGGCAACCCAGTTTGCCAAAGAAAACGGCCTTTACACCGTATTCTTCCCCATTGATGCCAGCCGCGCCGATATGGACTGGGTTATTACCCTTCTTGAAAAAGTGGCTACCGAAGGCCATATGGATGCCCTGGCCCTGGTTGATACTTTCGGAGGGCTTTCCCCCCATGCCATTCCCTACCTGGTATCTAAAATTAAAGCAAAAATTAATAAACCCCTGGAAGCTCATTTCCACAATGACTTCGGAATGGGGACAGCAAATACCATCATGGCTCTGGCTGCAGGCGTAGACGTTGCCCATACCACCATTATGGGTGTGGGAGAGCGTTGCGGTAATGCTCCATTCGAAGAAGTCGTGGTATCGCTGCTTGCACTCTACAATAAGGATATTGGTATCAACACCAAGCATATCTATAAAACCGCAAAACTTCTTGAGGAATTCACCGGCATCAAGATTGCCCCGAACAGAGGGATCATCGGCGACAGGATTTTCCACGTTGAAGCTGGTATTATCGCCAGCTGGTTCAAAAACTGCATCGATAACCATCCCCTGGAACTCTTCCCCCTTAACTGGGAATTGGTCGGCCAGGAGAATCCTGATGTAGTTCTCGGCAAGAGCTGCGGAATAGATTCGGTTGCCATGTACCTCTCCAGAATTGGCAAATCAGATCAACTTGATGAAGAGCAGAAGCTTGCCGTTGTTAATAAGATCAAAGCCAAGTCAATGGAAATAGGCGGCCTGATCAATATGGACGAGTTTAATGATATTGTCGATGAAGTAAAAGCAGGCCGGTAAGGTTGACAAATAATCGATAAAAGGTGATGTTAATGACTTTAAAAGTAGTGGTAACCGATAATATTTTCCCTGATCTTGATATCGAACGGGAAGCACTGAAGGCTATCGGGGCCACCCTGGAAGAATACCAGTGCAAGAATGTGGAAGAAATCATCGACAAGGTAAAAGATGCCGACGCTCTTCTAAATATTTACGCCATTGTCAGTAAAAAAACAATTGACTCCCTGGAAAAATGTAAGATAATCGCCCGATACGGTATCGGTGTCGATACGATCGATCTGGAGGCGGCCAGGGAACGTGGCATCTATGTAACCAATGTTCCCGATTACTGTGTGGATGAAGTTTCCGATCATGCCATGGCTCTTCTTTTGGCATCGGTAAGAAAGATTGTTCCCCTCCACCGGACTGTTCAGTCCGGTATCTGGAGCATCCAGGAACAGCGTCCCATGTATCGTTTAAGGGGTCAAACCCTTGGGTTTATGGGTTTTGGTAAAATTGCCAGACTGGTAAAGGAGAAGGCTGCTCCATTTGGCTTTAAATTTATAGCTTACGATCCTTTCCTGAAAGAAAGCCCCGACAAAGAGGTAGACCTGGTTGAACTTCAGGATCTTTTCAGCAGGAGCGATTATCTCTCACTCCATACGCCTTTAACCCCGGAAACACGGGGAATGGTTAATTACAGCCTCTTATCGTTGATGAAGCCAACTGCAATTATTATCAATACAGCCAGGGGTCCGGTTATTAATGAAGATGACCTGGTGAAAGCGCTGGATGAAAAGAAAATCGGTGGAGCCGCTCTTGACGTGTTGAAACAGGAAGCTATCAGCAAGGATGATCCGCTCTTGGGCAGGGATAACGTAATAATCACACCACACGCTGCCTATTATTCGGAAGAAGCTACAGTTGAACAGCGGAATAAAGCAGTAATGCAGATCATCAAAACCTTCCGCAATGAAAAACCTGATTATCTGGTGTAATCTTAATCACAATTTAACTAATATCTTGTATCATATCCGGCCGGCTTTTTCTTATACCGGCCGGATATCCCATACCAAAAAAATATAAATATCAACTAAGGGGTACACAATGCCGGATTTAACAGACAGGATTATTGATTTCGCACGAAGCAAGGGGGCAGATCTGGTTGGTATAGCAGATGCTGATTCTTTTTTGATTCAGGATGAGCAGAACAAATTTTGCCCCCGATTTTACCTGCCGGAAGCTAAAAGCGTGATAGTGATTGGACTGAAGCTGGTAGACTCGATATGGGACCGTTTAACCGGAAATTACGACCCGTACAGTACCAATTTACACAGCTATTTAATGCACTACAATTATGATCAACTGGATTTCATCTCCTGCCAGGTTGCCCGATTTCTTGAAGATATTGGTTACGATGGTTATCCGATTGAAGCCAGGACTGAAACAAAAAGCGGTAAAGTTTTCGTCGGCCTTTTTCCATTTAAAGAAGCTGCTGTTCTGGCCGGCATGGGCAGAATCGGAAAAAGTTCTTTACTGATAACTCCTGAATTCGGACCACGGGTCAGGCTGACTGCAGTTATCACGGATGCACCGCTTGATACCACAATTGAAGCAGAGCCGGGAACGGTCGAAGATGTATGCAATTCCTGTACACTCTGTATCGACCAATGCCCTGCCGGAGCCATCAGTTATGACAAAGAAAAAAAAGTCACTGTTATCGACAAGGAAATGTGCCAGGCGAGAATGGACTGGGCTCAATGTGCCCTCTGTCAGGGAGTTTGTATCCTTGGTCACAAGGCAGCAAAAAAAAGAAGAGAAAGAAAAACCAACATATACTACATGGGGTTTTAATCGTGAAGAAAAACAGGTTAATATCCATAATCGAAGCATTTGTAGCAGGCGACAGGGGAAACAATCTACCGGGCAAAAATATTCATGTCTTCGAAAAACCAATTGTTGCCTTTGCTTCTGCTGACGATCCTCTATTCGTTGAGCTGAAGGAACCTGATGTTGTCGGGCCTACTCATACCCTGCCTACTGACTGGGTCAGCGATGCTAATACAATTATATCTTACTTTTTACCGATTAATCATCAAC contains:
- a CDS encoding pyruvate carboxyltransferase, whose product is MGKPWETKDWFVSLWNYAPEVTSGLNFAPKIKIHDVTLRDGEQQAGLAFNYDQKIRIAEHLAELGVHRIEAGMPAVSDVDTKVIKDIVKRNLGPEIFVFGRCMVDDVKRAVDCGASGIVIEIPSSEHIIKYAYGWSLEKAIDLSITATQFAKENGLYTVFFPIDASRADMDWVITLLEKVATEGHMDALALVDTFGGLSPHAIPYLVSKIKAKINKPLEAHFHNDFGMGTANTIMALAAGVDVAHTTIMGVGERCGNAPFEEVVVSLLALYNKDIGINTKHIYKTAKLLEEFTGIKIAPNRGIIGDRIFHVEAGIIASWFKNCIDNHPLELFPLNWELVGQENPDVVLGKSCGIDSVAMYLSRIGKSDQLDEEQKLAVVNKIKAKSMEIGGLINMDEFNDIVDEVKAGR
- a CDS encoding C-terminal binding protein; its protein translation is MTLKVVVTDNIFPDLDIEREALKAIGATLEEYQCKNVEEIIDKVKDADALLNIYAIVSKKTIDSLEKCKIIARYGIGVDTIDLEAARERGIYVTNVPDYCVDEVSDHAMALLLASVRKIVPLHRTVQSGIWSIQEQRPMYRLRGQTLGFMGFGKIARLVKEKAAPFGFKFIAYDPFLKESPDKEVDLVELQDLFSRSDYLSLHTPLTPETRGMVNYSLLSLMKPTAIIINTARGPVINEDDLVKALDEKKIGGAALDVLKQEAISKDDPLLGRDNVIITPHAAYYSEEATVEQRNKAVMQIIKTFRNEKPDYLV
- a CDS encoding reductive dehalogenase domain-containing protein, yielding MPDLTDRIIDFARSKGADLVGIADADSFLIQDEQNKFCPRFYLPEAKSVIVIGLKLVDSIWDRLTGNYDPYSTNLHSYLMHYNYDQLDFISCQVARFLEDIGYDGYPIEARTETKSGKVFVGLFPFKEAAVLAGMGRIGKSSLLITPEFGPRVRLTAVITDAPLDTTIEAEPGTVEDVCNSCTLCIDQCPAGAISYDKEKKVTVIDKEMCQARMDWAQCALCQGVCILGHKAAKKRRERKTNIYYMGF